The proteins below are encoded in one region of Acidobacteriota bacterium:
- a CDS encoding ABC transporter substrate-binding protein, producing the protein MYSYSATCNVLETDSPFCRIFWRASFSRRSLMKPIGGIYLHTRLALGLITLLLTSGAVQLAAQTVPGAAGAAQPIRLKVSLGDVDITKIIGVVALEEGIFKRNGLDVDMWVTTGAAEIAEGNGIIVPKQYVRTDQANVGIGGGTPLVHSVATNVDSLDRVIIGSLDHIVHWWVVAKPEIKRMEDLKGKRIGYSGVGAMTHFIILELCRRMGWDPVKDIIPMSEAISVDNLEKDQVDAFISPGMATVEFKSKGILPLADLREEWGPVPIAGSGLVSTRKFVRENPEAVRRFVKSIVEAIALMKQNREVAFRAQAKWYGVSDREKQNANYLVADTLPTKPYPAVDGIKKTMELYDSLSMRRHKPEDFYDDRFVRELDESGFIDSLYQKK; encoded by the coding sequence ATGTACTCGTACTCGGCTACCTGTAATGTACTCGAAACGGATTCACCGTTCTGCCGTATATTTTGGCGAGCGTCCTTTTCGAGGAGGAGTCTTATGAAACCCATCGGCGGAATCTACCTCCACACGCGTCTGGCTCTGGGTCTGATCACACTTCTGCTGACTTCTGGCGCGGTTCAACTGGCGGCGCAGACCGTGCCTGGCGCGGCGGGAGCAGCGCAACCCATTCGTCTTAAGGTCTCGCTCGGCGACGTGGATATCACCAAGATCATCGGCGTGGTCGCGCTCGAGGAGGGCATCTTCAAGCGCAACGGGCTCGATGTGGACATGTGGGTGACCACGGGCGCGGCGGAGATCGCAGAGGGCAATGGCATCATCGTCCCTAAGCAGTATGTTCGCACGGACCAGGCCAATGTGGGCATCGGAGGAGGCACGCCGCTGGTGCATAGTGTTGCCACCAACGTAGATTCGCTAGACCGCGTCATCATCGGCAGCCTCGACCATATCGTCCATTGGTGGGTGGTGGCCAAGCCGGAGATCAAGCGAATGGAAGATTTGAAGGGGAAGCGCATCGGCTATTCCGGCGTGGGCGCCATGACCCACTTCATCATTCTGGAATTGTGTCGCCGCATGGGTTGGGACCCAGTCAAGGACATTATCCCCATGTCCGAGGCAATCTCTGTGGACAATCTGGAAAAGGATCAGGTGGATGCCTTCATCAGCCCCGGCATGGCCACGGTTGAGTTCAAATCCAAGGGCATCTTACCGTTGGCTGATTTGCGCGAAGAATGGGGGCCGGTGCCGATTGCCGGTTCCGGTCTGGTCTCCACCAGGAAATTCGTCCGCGAGAATCCTGAGGCGGTTCGCCGCTTCGTGAAGTCGATCGTGGAGGCGATTGCGCTGATGAAGCAGAATCGCGAAGTAGCCTTCCGCGCACAGGCCAAGTGGTATGGCGTGAGCGACCGCGAAAAGCAGAACGCCAATTATCTTGTAGCGGACACGCTGCCCACCAAACCCTATCCGGCGGTCGATGGCATTAAGAAGACTATGGAGCTTTACGACTCGCTCAGCATGCGCCGGCACAAGCCCGAGGACTTTTACGACGACCGTTTTGTCCGGGAACTGGACGAGAGCGGATTTATCGATAGTCTCTACCAGAAAAAATAA